The Papaver somniferum cultivar HN1 chromosome 6, ASM357369v1, whole genome shotgun sequence genome segment ATTTTGGGTGCAGGCGTTGAGATTCTATGAGAGCTCCGGTGTTACGGTTCGACACATAAGCATCATTGTTAATAGTCCATTGTTCCACTTGAAATTCGATAATTCAAGCTTTATAAATGTCAACAATGTTACGATGGTTTCCCCTGGGAGTAGCCGAAACAAAAATGGAATTCATCTCCAAAACAGCCAACATGTAGAAATCCAACACTCCAACGGTAagtaataaaattaagagtaagACCCGTTAAGCTTTGAGTATGTGATTTTCAATTTTACTTGATAGGACCATGTCTAAACTACCTAATTAATAACGGCCATCATAAGTACCAGAATAATCTAAAAGGATAAAGAGATTTTGGTGTTAGTAAAAGATTTGAAATACCATCATGTAGTGTACTGGCCGGGTATTGCACAAACTGGGAAGTTTTTAGAGCACAAATACCCTACTCTTTATAAATGAAAAAGCCCCTTCACAGTTGAGAGTCATAAGTCCTTGAAAGGCTAATACTAATACCCTATAAGTCTTATTCGTGCAGCTGCTTTAGGTGAATGGAAACTTTTGCAAAGCAACATTGGGGTTTCAGCAATGCACATGCAACTGCTTCACAATGATCGTGTGATTATCTTCGATAGGACCAATTTCGGTCGTTCTAATCTATCGTTGCCTAATGGTGTGTGTCGTCATCGTAAGGATGAGGTTCTTAAGGTGGATTGCACAGCTCACTCCATTGAGTACAATGTTGATGCTAACTCGTTTCGGCCATTAATGGTTCAAACCGATACGTGGTGCTCTTCGGGATCTGTTTTGGCGAACGGGAGTTTACTGCAAACAGGAGGCCACGATGCTGGTAAAAAGAAGTATAGAGTTTTCCGTCCCTGTGCTACCTGTGATTGGCAAGAATTCGATGGTTTGAATGCGCCAAGATGGTATGCTACAAATCATATATTGCCTGATGGAAGGGTTATTGTTATTGGTGGTCGACGGGCGTTTAGTTACGAATTTTACCCGACAACAAAAACACTTATCAATTTCCCATTTCTAGTTGAAACAAATGATAAAGGTGAAGAGAATAATCTATATCCTTTCGTTCATCTAAATGTAGACGGAAACTTGTTCATCTTTGCGAATAACCGAGCTATCTTATTCGACTACAACAAAAACACCATCGTACGAACGTACCCACAAATACCTGGTGCCGACCCAAGAAATTATCCAAGCTCAGGTTCATCAGTACTACTTCCCTTGAGCGCTGCTGGCACTGAAGCTGAGGTTTTGATTTGCGGCGGTGCACCGAAAGGTTCGTATGCTCAAGCCAAGAAACGAATCTCCTACCTCACTGCTTTGAGGACATGTGGGAGAATGAAAATTACAGATTCTTCACCTCAATGGTTCGTGGAAAGCATGCCAACACCTAGGGTCATGGGTGATATGGTTTTACTTCCTGATGGCAGTGTTTTAATCCTTAATGGCGCTTCAAGTGGAACAGCTGGGTGGGGATTCGCTCGAAACCCGGTTCTAAGTCCGGTTATTTATCGACCAGACAATGCAGTCGGATCAAGGTTCGAAATAC includes the following:
- the LOC113290065 gene encoding aldehyde oxidase GLOX-like isoform X1: MMKKTKYPSRSVYLLTVFLVVIFTISFSTTTCVEARKNHHHRNTKNHHGNQRSHHEKRGNFHVPSPSPMPSSTPAFDPTPRNPYMNKSNIFDVLSFGAKGDGVADDFKALQAAWKAACKVEGGIVEIPSEFRFLIRPISLQGPCRPHLVLQIDGVMLASPNIGSWSKSDSYQWINIKWVKNFTIQGGGVVDGQDFAWWKPNEQQKTSKHMQDMKPTALRFYESSGVTVRHISIIVNSPLFHLKFDNSSFINVNNVTMVSPGSSRNKNGIHLQNSQHVEIQHSNAALGEWKLLQSNIGVSAMHMQLLHNDRVIIFDRTNFGRSNLSLPNGVCRHRKDEVLKVDCTAHSIEYNVDANSFRPLMVQTDTWCSSGSVLANGSLLQTGGHDAGKKKYRVFRPCATCDWQEFDGLNAPRWYATNHILPDGRVIVIGGRRAFSYEFYPTTKTLINFPFLVETNDKGEENNLYPFVHLNVDGNLFIFANNRAILFDYNKNTIVRTYPQIPGADPRNYPSSGSSVLLPLSAAGTEAEVLICGGAPKGSYAQAKKRISYLTALRTCGRMKITDSSPQWFVESMPTPRVMGDMVLLPDGSVLILNGASSGTAGWGFARNPVLSPVIYRPDNAVGSRFEIQAPSSKPRMYHSTAVLLRDGRVLIGGSNTHDGYKFYGVDFPTDLTLEAFSPAYLGSEFASIRPTILSPTAQTNLKYGEILRVRYTVSGRLSPRGVTVTMISPSFTTHSFSMNQRFLHLGGGNSLKVSNSTYITQVRTPKSSTLAPSGYYILYVIHQGIPSEGTWVHIE
- the LOC113290065 gene encoding aldehyde oxidase GLOX-like isoform X2 yields the protein MMKKTKYPSRSVYLLTVFLVVIFTISFSTTTCVEARKNHHHRNTKNHHGNQRSHHEKRGNFHVPSPSPMPSSTPAFDPTPRNPYMNKSNIFDVLSFGAKGDGVADDFKALQAAWKAACKVEGGIVEIPSEFRFLIRPISLQGPCRPHLVLQIDGVMLASPNIGSWSKSDSYQWINIKWVKNFTIQGGGVVDGQDFAWWKPNEQKTSKHMQDMKPTALRFYESSGVTVRHISIIVNSPLFHLKFDNSSFINVNNVTMVSPGSSRNKNGIHLQNSQHVEIQHSNAALGEWKLLQSNIGVSAMHMQLLHNDRVIIFDRTNFGRSNLSLPNGVCRHRKDEVLKVDCTAHSIEYNVDANSFRPLMVQTDTWCSSGSVLANGSLLQTGGHDAGKKKYRVFRPCATCDWQEFDGLNAPRWYATNHILPDGRVIVIGGRRAFSYEFYPTTKTLINFPFLVETNDKGEENNLYPFVHLNVDGNLFIFANNRAILFDYNKNTIVRTYPQIPGADPRNYPSSGSSVLLPLSAAGTEAEVLICGGAPKGSYAQAKKRISYLTALRTCGRMKITDSSPQWFVESMPTPRVMGDMVLLPDGSVLILNGASSGTAGWGFARNPVLSPVIYRPDNAVGSRFEIQAPSSKPRMYHSTAVLLRDGRVLIGGSNTHDGYKFYGVDFPTDLTLEAFSPAYLGSEFASIRPTILSPTAQTNLKYGEILRVRYTVSGRLSPRGVTVTMISPSFTTHSFSMNQRFLHLGGGNSLKVSNSTYITQVRTPKSSTLAPSGYYILYVIHQGIPSEGTWVHIE